A window of Halobellus sp. LT62 contains these coding sequences:
- a CDS encoding twin-arginine translocation signal domain-containing protein — MPRDDQSFRSVSRINRRKFIKATGASAVAATLAGCTSGGDGGGDSGGDSGGDGGGDGGGDSGGDSGGDSDGDGGGDLTSVSFATPPVGMPVNIVMEYYLAENDLIQPRFEEDGYQLDYELTFEDATLFASGQIDMGTVSWVEDARLGVEQDQQLVTFGNIEGVVSTPWVEVGGPYDPDETGSVQASLDKIVEEEARFGIPGWAAGAVPHLQNIIQEKYGYNLAQDGGDFNVQTADRGTMPQLTLRGDLATAVHSASSAGLTEIVNGELKPLLWIWNDYLEQGWGRPPLVSLSTRLDFAEENPEVLLNMINMWSEGLNYVQDNIPEIAEDPAGQETLEAESQEEARFLMDLFSGNDVEQIESLTQSALYSEVGLDDQSVEDARSVMNVMEDLGQVPSGWQDHLTFMTVSDLEEMV, encoded by the coding sequence ATGCCACGGGATGACCAGTCGTTTCGATCAGTCAGTCGTATAAACAGACGGAAATTCATTAAAGCCACAGGTGCCAGTGCGGTTGCCGCGACACTCGCCGGTTGTACCAGTGGCGGAGACGGCGGCGGGGACAGTGGCGGTGACAGTGGCGGCGACGGCGGCGGTGACGGCGGTGGGGACAGTGGTGGAGACAGCGGCGGTGACAGTGACGGCGACGGCGGCGGTGACCTGACCTCCGTGTCGTTCGCGACGCCGCCCGTCGGGATGCCGGTCAACATCGTGATGGAGTACTACCTCGCGGAGAACGACCTCATTCAGCCCCGCTTCGAGGAAGACGGGTATCAACTCGATTACGAGCTCACCTTCGAGGACGCGACGCTTTTCGCCTCCGGGCAGATCGATATGGGGACTGTGAGCTGGGTCGAGGACGCACGGCTCGGCGTCGAGCAGGACCAGCAGTTGGTCACGTTCGGGAACATCGAGGGTGTCGTCTCGACCCCGTGGGTGGAAGTCGGCGGACCGTACGACCCCGACGAGACCGGCAGCGTTCAGGCGTCGCTCGACAAGATCGTCGAGGAAGAGGCCCGGTTCGGCATCCCCGGCTGGGCGGCCGGTGCCGTACCGCACCTCCAGAACATCATCCAAGAGAAGTACGGGTACAACCTCGCGCAGGACGGCGGCGATTTCAACGTCCAGACAGCCGACCGCGGAACGATGCCGCAACTCACGCTCCGCGGCGACCTCGCGACGGCGGTTCACTCGGCCTCGTCCGCCGGACTCACAGAGATCGTTAACGGCGAACTCAAGCCGCTACTGTGGATCTGGAACGATTACCTCGAACAGGGCTGGGGCCGGCCGCCGCTCGTCAGCCTCTCGACGCGGCTCGACTTCGCCGAGGAGAACCCCGAAGTGCTCCTGAATATGATCAATATGTGGAGTGAGGGTCTCAATTACGTCCAAGACAACATTCCGGAGATCGCCGAAGATCCGGCCGGACAGGAGACCCTCGAAGCCGAGAGCCAAGAGGAAGCGCGGTTCCTGATGGACCTGTTCTCCGGTAACGACGTCGAACAGATCGAGAGCCTCACACAGTCGGCTCTGTACTCCGAAGTCGGTCTGGACGACCAGTCCGTCGAGGACGCTCGGAGCGTCATGAACGTGATGGAGGATCTCGGCCAAGTCCCCTCGGGTTGGCAGGATCACCTCACGTTCATGACGGTCTCCGATCTCGAAGAGATGGTCTGA
- a CDS encoding ABC transporter ATP-binding protein gives MASEVQQSTESDDSAGVAHGTSAAGAIHVKNLTKEFDTEEGVERVFEDVSFDIEPGSFVTLIGRSGSGKSTILNIISGVLEPTAGSVEFEATRDEEVTLGHVFQSPRLLPWNTCVENIEYVHENNPEYTRELAEEYLDLVGLSNHYDKYPSQLSGGQRQRVGITRALSIDPEILIMDEPFSNLDEITAESLREELIDIWQKLGKTVFFVTHDITEAIELSDRILMLGNGTIFDDMSIDLERPRDVDSEEFLKVRQDAINRFHSIK, from the coding sequence ATGGCGTCTGAAGTACAGCAATCGACCGAATCAGACGATTCCGCGGGGGTTGCCCACGGGACCTCGGCGGCCGGTGCGATCCACGTCAAGAACCTCACGAAGGAGTTCGACACCGAGGAGGGGGTCGAGAGAGTCTTCGAGGACGTGAGTTTCGACATCGAACCCGGTTCGTTCGTGACACTCATCGGACGCTCGGGCAGCGGGAAGTCGACGATACTGAACATCATCAGCGGCGTCCTCGAACCGACGGCGGGAAGCGTCGAGTTCGAGGCAACGCGGGACGAGGAAGTGACGCTCGGGCACGTCTTCCAATCGCCGCGACTGCTGCCGTGGAACACCTGCGTCGAGAACATCGAGTACGTCCACGAGAATAACCCCGAGTACACCAGAGAGTTAGCCGAGGAGTATCTGGATCTCGTCGGACTCTCGAATCACTACGACAAGTACCCATCACAGCTGTCGGGCGGGCAGCGCCAGCGCGTCGGTATCACCCGCGCGCTGAGCATCGACCCCGAGATCCTGATCATGGACGAACCGTTCAGTAACCTCGACGAGATCACGGCCGAGTCGCTGCGCGAAGAACTCATCGATATCTGGCAGAAACTCGGGAAGACGGTGTTCTTCGTCACTCACGACATCACCGAGGCGATCGAGCTCTCCGATCGAATCTTGATGCTCGGGAACGGAACGATCTTCGACGACATGTCGATCGATCTCGAACGACCTCGCGACGTCGATTCCGAGGAGTTCCTGAAAGTCCGACAGGACGCGATCAACCGGTTCCACTCGATCAAGTGA
- a CDS encoding ABC transporter permease gives MSTSNRSLPTPLRSTLGDKWAAAIISGILGLAAWWLVTVIFPRGLFPGPIETVNASVELLASGIVWTHMEATFFRTFLGFIGAFFVGGALGVAMGINNFGEHFSTPIIIIALSIPGIAWAAITTIIFGFGVAAPVVATAVTVFPYISLRIWKGVEDIDPDLVRMSRSFDISKVRLLRRMILPSIAPALFTAVRFGLAISWKIETQAEIFASNSGVGYRAIEAFSRYQYDTAMAWAAVFVVIVFLLEMAVLRPLERKVFAYRKEADFGVL, from the coding sequence ATGTCGACAAGTAACCGCTCGTTGCCGACGCCGCTGCGTTCGACACTCGGAGACAAGTGGGCCGCAGCGATCATCAGCGGCATACTCGGCCTTGCCGCTTGGTGGTTGGTCACCGTAATCTTCCCTCGCGGACTCTTTCCCGGACCGATAGAGACGGTGAACGCCTCCGTGGAACTGCTCGCCTCGGGTATCGTCTGGACCCACATGGAGGCCACCTTCTTCCGGACGTTCCTCGGGTTCATCGGCGCGTTCTTCGTCGGCGGAGCACTCGGCGTCGCGATGGGGATAAACAACTTCGGCGAACACTTCTCGACGCCGATCATCATTATCGCGCTCTCGATTCCCGGCATCGCGTGGGCGGCGATCACCACGATCATCTTCGGGTTCGGTGTGGCTGCTCCGGTCGTCGCCACCGCCGTCACCGTGTTCCCGTACATTTCACTTCGGATCTGGAAGGGCGTCGAGGACATCGATCCCGACCTCGTTCGGATGAGTCGGTCGTTCGATATCTCGAAGGTACGCCTGCTCCGCCGGATGATCCTTCCCAGCATCGCGCCGGCGCTTTTCACCGCCGTCCGGTTCGGACTGGCGATTTCGTGGAAGATCGAGACGCAAGCGGAGATCTTCGCCTCGAACTCGGGGGTGGGCTATCGAGCGATCGAGGCGTTCTCGCGCTATCAGTACGACACCGCGATGGCGTGGGCGGCCGTGTTCGTCGTCATCGTCTTCCTCCTCGAAATGGCCGTCTTACGGCCCCTCGAACGGAAGGTGTTCGCCTACCGAAAGGAGGCGGACTTCGGCGTCCTCTGA
- a CDS encoding EamA family transporter: protein MIPGGEVLTLGVFLAAFGAIALAVQSLSIRYGTITSDSSDALVVVLAVNILALVPAAFLFGSPIQELTLRALAAFSAAGLLGTMVGRAMHFEGIKRIGSSRAEPIKASQPLHASLIAVVVLGEVVTGGHLVSMIAIVLGIAIITYEHGRSDRSDAKNGYVGLAFPFTAAFFYGIEPTFAKLGFAEDVTVLTGLTVKTASASLGFLIYLWWTQGLPDLREVEKRELPWLVGAGVANTLFLLGYYGALALEPVSLVVPLVQSSPLVIILLSVLFVSDNLERITPRLVIGALVAVAGAIGVTLLS from the coding sequence ATGATTCCCGGCGGCGAGGTCCTCACTCTCGGCGTGTTCTTGGCCGCGTTCGGTGCCATCGCCCTCGCGGTACAGTCGTTGTCGATCCGCTACGGGACGATCACAAGCGACTCCTCCGACGCGCTCGTCGTCGTCCTCGCGGTGAACATCCTCGCTCTCGTGCCCGCAGCGTTCCTTTTCGGCTCCCCGATCCAAGAACTGACGCTCAGAGCGCTCGCGGCGTTCTCCGCTGCTGGGTTACTGGGCACGATGGTCGGACGGGCGATGCACTTCGAGGGAATCAAGCGGATCGGTTCGAGCCGGGCGGAACCGATCAAGGCCTCCCAACCGCTGCACGCGTCGCTCATCGCCGTGGTCGTGCTCGGGGAGGTCGTCACCGGCGGCCACCTCGTCTCGATGATCGCCATCGTCCTCGGCATCGCGATCATCACGTACGAACACGGTCGCTCCGATCGGAGCGACGCGAAAAACGGGTACGTCGGCCTCGCGTTCCCCTTCACGGCCGCATTCTTTTACGGGATCGAACCGACGTTCGCGAAGCTGGGGTTCGCGGAGGACGTGACGGTTCTCACTGGGTTGACGGTCAAGACGGCCAGCGCGAGTCTCGGGTTTCTCATCTACTTGTGGTGGACACAAGGGCTCCCGGATCTCCGAGAAGTAGAGAAGCGCGAACTCCCGTGGTTGGTCGGTGCGGGCGTCGCAAACACGCTCTTTCTGCTCGGCTACTACGGCGCACTGGCGTTAGAGCCGGTTTCGCTCGTCGTCCCGCTGGTCCAGTCGAGCCCGCTCGTGATCATCTTACTCTCCGTGCTCTTCGTGAGCGACAACCTCGAACGAATCACTCCGCGGCTGGTGATCGGCGCGCTCGTCGCCGTCGCGGGCGCAATCGGTGTAACGCTTCTGAGTTGA
- a CDS encoding universal stress protein: protein MSVLAATDGSSVPDRVVEVAAELAAQHGEELIVLHVIPTDVFEEQRKSSVESTSDLALTFAPEITYRELGDQTGTPGGSDKRYSLEHAQRDAAGVAEDVTNGTVEDVGAVSYRGHVGNVTEEILRVASEEDPRYLVVGGRRRTPVGKAIFGSVTQSVLLEADRPVVSVMSEE, encoded by the coding sequence ATGTCCGTTCTCGCAGCAACCGACGGATCGTCGGTCCCGGACCGCGTCGTCGAGGTGGCGGCCGAACTCGCAGCACAGCACGGCGAGGAGCTCATTGTCCTCCACGTAATTCCCACAGACGTCTTCGAGGAGCAGCGGAAGTCGTCGGTCGAGAGCACGTCCGATCTCGCGCTGACGTTCGCCCCGGAGATCACCTACCGCGAACTCGGCGACCAGACGGGGACGCCCGGTGGCAGCGACAAACGGTACTCGCTCGAACACGCCCAGCGCGACGCAGCGGGTGTCGCAGAGGACGTGACGAACGGGACCGTCGAAGACGTCGGAGCGGTCTCCTATCGCGGGCACGTTGGCAACGTCACCGAGGAGATACTCCGCGTCGCGAGCGAGGAGGACCCGCGGTATCTGGTCGTCGGCGGGCGAAGGCGAACGCCCGTCGGAAAGGCGATCTTCGGGAGCGTCACCCAGTCGGTCCTGCTCGAAGCCGACCGCCCAGTGGTGTCCGTGATGTCTGAGGAGTGA
- a CDS encoding ABC transporter permease, whose amino-acid sequence MYSYVQARNLEKKAAVAVVLLAAWQLGSQFFPAYVLPGVVELLTATRTVIVDPQFGTYQSNILDTFQRLLAGFVISVVVGTVVGTAMGLRKEAEAFLRAWIVLGLSVPSIAVAFALIIALGISEWVPVLTVVIVGVPFVILNMWEGTQELDPEITEMADFFGATRLQRYRDILLPQVLQYLFPSMYWGLVVSWKVLFIAEVFGAGSGVGYMVNYWFQQQRVDLLLGWIVIPVILIIVGQEGLRAAEHRLMRWR is encoded by the coding sequence ATGTATTCCTACGTTCAAGCCCGAAATCTCGAAAAGAAGGCGGCCGTAGCCGTCGTGCTACTCGCCGCTTGGCAGCTCGGATCGCAGTTTTTCCCCGCGTACGTTCTCCCCGGAGTCGTCGAGCTTCTCACGGCGACGCGAACAGTCATTGTCGATCCCCAGTTCGGGACGTATCAGAGCAACATTCTCGACACTTTCCAACGCCTGCTGGCGGGGTTCGTGATCTCGGTGGTCGTCGGGACCGTGGTCGGTACCGCGATGGGGCTTCGAAAGGAGGCGGAGGCGTTCCTCCGGGCGTGGATCGTCCTCGGCCTCTCCGTGCCGTCGATCGCCGTCGCGTTCGCTCTTATCATCGCCCTCGGTATCTCGGAGTGGGTCCCCGTGCTGACGGTCGTGATCGTCGGCGTTCCGTTCGTCATTCTGAATATGTGGGAGGGTACCCAAGAGCTCGATCCGGAGATCACGGAAATGGCCGATTTCTTCGGCGCAACCCGCCTGCAGCGATACCGGGATATTCTTCTTCCCCAAGTCCTGCAGTACCTCTTTCCCTCGATGTACTGGGGGCTGGTCGTCTCTTGGAAGGTACTGTTCATCGCCGAGGTGTTCGGCGCGGGCTCCGGCGTCGGCTATATGGTCAACTACTGGTTCCAACAGCAACGCGTCGACCTCCTTCTCGGCTGGATCGTCATTCCCGTCATCCTGATAATCGTCGGACAGGAAGGTCTGCGAGCCGCCGAACACCGTCTTATGCGGTGGCGGTAA
- a CDS encoding ABC transporter permease, whose amino-acid sequence MSTSQLRGTIEGILLGNRRVIFVESILLLVLVWELGARVFGITDLIASPLLVGSSMYGMLQTGDWVMHFVASMKRILYGFAAALVVGVIGGIVLGVSSFWGRVLRYYVLVGMAVPGLFVVIFTAMAFGISDTTPMLATAIITAPFVVDMIQSGVENVDSDLLDMSSAFDVSRARVYRRVLFSSILPEVFSSIRFTFSVAWKVTILAEVVISNIGIGFLIRDNMSRFSMVGVLQYVVLFVIVMMLIEYGVFSKVEKYLFHWREDVKSSMGTGPR is encoded by the coding sequence ATGAGTACTTCACAGTTACGTGGGACGATCGAAGGCATCCTCTTGGGCAACCGGAGAGTCATCTTCGTCGAATCGATCCTCCTGCTCGTCCTCGTCTGGGAACTGGGCGCTCGCGTCTTCGGGATCACCGATCTCATCGCATCCCCGCTTCTCGTCGGTTCGTCGATGTACGGAATGCTCCAAACCGGCGATTGGGTGATGCACTTCGTCGCTTCGATGAAGCGGATTCTCTACGGGTTCGCCGCCGCCCTCGTCGTCGGCGTGATCGGTGGCATCGTCCTCGGTGTGAGCAGCTTCTGGGGGCGAGTACTCCGGTACTACGTTCTCGTTGGGATGGCCGTACCGGGCTTGTTCGTTGTCATCTTCACCGCGATGGCGTTCGGTATCAGCGACACGACGCCGATGCTCGCAACGGCGATCATCACGGCACCGTTCGTCGTCGATATGATCCAGAGCGGCGTCGAGAACGTCGACTCGGACCTGCTCGATATGTCGAGCGCGTTCGACGTGTCGCGAGCGCGGGTGTACAGGCGAGTCCTGTTCTCGTCGATCCTTCCCGAGGTGTTCTCGAGCATCCGATTCACCTTCTCGGTCGCGTGGAAGGTCACCATCCTCGCGGAAGTCGTCATCTCGAACATCGGTATCGGGTTCCTCATTCGTGACAACATGAGTCGGTTCTCGATGGTCGGCGTGCTCCAGTACGTCGTGTTGTTCGTGATCGTGATGATGCTCATCGAGTACGGCGTCTTCAGCAAGGTCGAGAAGTATCTCTTCCACTGGCGCGAGGACGTCAAGTCCTCGATGGGCACTGGTCCGCGGTAA
- a CDS encoding SDR family NAD(P)-dependent oxidoreductase has product MNETTAVVTGAATGIGRAIAERLAADGAHVVVSDIADGSETVSRIESAGGSAEFREADVTDEAAMQSLFDGLELDVLVNNAAYYAPLVTDKKRFDEITAEEWDTVLAVNTKGTFLASKHALGAFDDGGSIVNISSSVVTMGVPGFLHYVASKGAVLAMTRAMAAEVGDIGVRVNAVMPGFTWSEASQQAGDEYLEEYVDKQDLDRVVEPEDIAGVVSFLAGADSGIMTGQAVNADPGLSYY; this is encoded by the coding sequence ATGAACGAGACGACCGCAGTGGTGACGGGAGCGGCCACCGGCATCGGACGGGCGATCGCAGAGCGCCTCGCAGCCGACGGCGCGCACGTCGTCGTCAGCGACATCGCGGACGGAAGCGAGACCGTCTCGCGGATCGAAAGCGCGGGCGGGAGCGCCGAGTTCCGCGAGGCCGACGTGACCGACGAAGCCGCGATGCAGTCGCTGTTCGACGGGCTCGAACTCGACGTTTTGGTCAACAACGCCGCCTACTACGCGCCGCTTGTCACGGACAAGAAACGCTTCGATGAGATCACCGCTGAGGAGTGGGACACGGTACTCGCGGTGAACACGAAGGGGACCTTTCTCGCCTCGAAACACGCGCTCGGGGCGTTCGACGACGGCGGGAGCATCGTTAACATCTCCTCGTCAGTCGTCACGATGGGGGTGCCGGGCTTTTTGCACTACGTCGCCTCGAAGGGCGCGGTGCTCGCGATGACGCGCGCGATGGCGGCCGAAGTCGGCGACATCGGCGTTCGCGTGAACGCCGTAATGCCGGGGTTCACGTGGTCTGAGGCGTCCCAGCAGGCCGGCGATGAGTATCTCGAAGAGTACGTCGACAAACAGGACCTCGATCGTGTGGTCGAACCCGAGGACATCGCGGGCGTCGTCTCGTTTCTCGCCGGGGCCGACAGCGGCATTATGACCGGACAGGCGGTCAACGCCGATCCCGGCCTCTCGTATTACTGA